Sequence from the Pseudocalidococcus azoricus BACA0444 genome:
CTAATCCTGCCCGCAAAATCGGCACCACCACCAAGGGGGCCTGGGCATCAATCACTTTTGCCGGACAGGTCGCCAAGGGGGTTTTCACAGTGGTATCTAGGGTTGGTAACCACTCCCGCGCCGCCTCATAGGTTAACCAGCGACCTAGCTCTGTCATGGCAGTCCGAAACAAGGCAGTGGGAGTTCCGGCATCTCGAGCTACGGCTAACCAATGTTGGATGAGCGGATGGGGAGGTACATAGACTCGCAACTGTAACGCCATATCACCAGAGACTCCAAGGCTTTGGCTATCATACCCCGTTAGCCGTCTCGGAAATTTTTGCAAAACAGTTGCGATTCTTTCTCAATTAATTTATAGTAATTTTTAGTGTTCTCCTCTCTTGAGGAATCGGCAGGTGGGGTCAGTCGTTGGTGGCAGGCCCCATTTTTTTGCGATTATGATCTTTGAGATCTCTATTATGGCAGGGGTCATTCACTGAATGTTGCTGCATGGGAATCCTATCTTTTGCCAGCCCTAGAGATCAGCTGCTCCAATCCAGTGGAAGTAATTCTTAACTACTTAGGAATTAGACTCAATTAATAGGTTAACTGCCTCCCCTGACATCGGCCCCGCCAAACTCTGTAGTTGTCTCAGCTTCGGGCAAAGATGGACTAATTATTAAGACTTGTTGCAATCTCTGGAGAAAGTTGTTACATTGATTTACAAGTTCATCGGGTTTACGTCAGGAGTCAAAACTATGACAGACGCTACTAAGGTTGCCAAGACAGAAGACCGGAATGCTTGGGTATTTGGCTTTACCCCCCAGGCCGAAATTTGGAATGGTCGTTTGGCCATGATTGGATTTGTTGCTGCCCTTGTGACTGAATTACTCACCAAACAAGGTGTTCTGCATTTCTGGGGTTTACTGTAATTCCCTAGATTCTCCTTTGTGTTTCGTGTAAGCACAATTCTCAGCGGTCAAAGTGTAGTCAGGGGTCTAAGTTTTAGGCCTCTTTTTTTTGTCGTTTTTTTAAGGCTGGGGTTGGCGATTGGAATCCGTCAGGGCTTTTTGAAGTTCCGCTTGGGTTTTCGGCATCCAGGCCAGTCCCCGTAATTTGCGTAACATTTCCATGGCCTCTTGGCGCGATTGCCCGGAATTTGCCTCATATCGTTGCCAAAAATCTTCCCACCAACCCGGTGGTTCTTGTTTGGGGCCTTGATATTCCGTTGGCCGGCCGGTGCTCCCATCCACCACTAAACTGCCGACAAAATCCGCATCCTGATAAACTCGGCTGATTTGGGCATTGATTTGGCGCATATCCTCTGGTGAGACCATGCCATTACTAGTGGCTTTATAAAACTGCACCGTGACGCGGATCGGGAAACGGGGGTCGCGCTCAATCGGGAGGTTATCAATTTCTGTATAAGGCCCTTCCACCCGCCCATGGCCAATCACCGCCGCTTCCACATTAGAACCACCTCGACTTGCCGATTCCATCATCGGAGCAGCACTGGGAAGGGCTTGGTTCAGGCTGAAGTCGCGCCGAGGCTGGGGCTTTTGTTTAAGGGGGACTTGGATCAACATCACCATATTGAGTCCACTGCTCTCGGCCTGCTCGGAAGTGAGGGGAATTGAACTGGTGGGAGCGTCCGGGTTAGAGCCAAAATCACTGGCCCGTTGTCCGGTTAGGCTGGCCCGGGAGCCATTTTTGTTAAAGAACAGCCGTTGTCCCCAGGTGCGCCCGGCCGCAAAACCATCCCGTTTGTTGTCAATAATTGTGGCACTGGTTCCTTCTCGAGTCACAAGGATGGCTAAAACAGCCGGATTTTTTTCATAGGATTGATAGTTAAATAGCACGGGGTTAAATTCGGCTTTACCACCAGCGGGAATGGGCAGAAAACAGGCCTGGGCACTGACAAGTACATGGGTATCTCTGGGGGCAAGGAGGGATTTGGTGCGGCCTTTCCAAGAGTTAGAGGTGTGGAGATAGTTGCGGAAATTGCCCAGAAATTCTTTCAGGGTGACGCGTTTGAGGGGGTGACCTTTTTCATTGCCGACCCGGATATAAAATCGCTCCAGGGGCACATCCCCGGTTTTGTCAGTAAAGTTGGGATAGCGAATCACGGGCATGAGGCTCAGTTCATAGGCTTTGGTTTGGGGATTGAACTGCTGCATTTGAATCGTCATGTCGCTGATGTTGGGGCCAACGGCTGAGTTTTGATAGCGGCCCGTATCTTCCCAGGTGATGTTGAGAATATTCAGACCATACTGTTGGGACAAACGAATCGCTTCGGCATTGTTCAGCATGGCCTGGGTGCGTTCAATAGTGGTGCGGTATTGCTGATACTGATCCAGAGTTATGGCCATCGTTGAAGGCTCTGTTTCTGATTTGGGTTCCGTGGGACTGTTGCCCGTGGGATTAACCAGGCCCCAAGGTTCGGCGGCAATGGCTGGACTGAGGACAGAAGCATTAGGGCTATTCGCCGCCCATTGGTCAGAAACTTTGAGGGCAATGAGGGAAAGTGTCCAGAGACCCACCAAACTAGCGGGCAAAAGTAAACGGGTCATTGGGATGCCTCCTAGGGTGATTGAATAGCCCGATAGACAGTTGGTAAGCCTGCCCTTGTTCTTGGGATTAGGGTTTAATGGAGTTCTGAATCTTAGATTAGGGGAGGATCAAGAAAGGTGCTGCTGAGTTGCAGTTTTGGTAACGTAAGTTTCCGTTGATCATCGCAAACATGGCTGAAATTAAGACAGATGCTTTAGACTAGGACATTAACTACATTTGTGAACTTTAATTTATGAATTTTGCGGTGAGATTCGCCAAATGTAAGGATGATAACTATGTTTGCAACGCCTGAGGGGGCTTGACTCCATGAATGATGTTCTCTCTTTATCTCGTGGTTTGAGTGGTTTGAATAGTGGCTATGAAGTTGTGATTGTCAAACCGCGGGCCTTGAGCGACACAACCCTAATTGTCCAGGCCTTGCGTGCGGATAAAGCGGTAATCCTTAACTTAGAAGATTTAGAAATTAGTGAAGCCCAACGGATTTCTGATTTTGCCGCCGGGAGTACCTATGCCATTAACGGCCATCAAACCCGCCTCGGCGAAGCGGTGTTTCTATTTACCCCCAATGTGATTGCCATTCAAACCCCCAACTCCCAAACAGCAACTCCGGCAACTGGTGCGCCAGCCCCCCAACCGGTCAGTTAGTTAGCTCA
This genomic interval carries:
- a CDS encoding chlorophyll a/b-binding protein — encoded protein: MTDATKVAKTEDRNAWVFGFTPQAEIWNGRLAMIGFVAALVTELLTKQGVLHFWGLL
- a CDS encoding cell division protein SepF codes for the protein MNDVLSLSRGLSGLNSGYEVVIVKPRALSDTTLIVQALRADKAVILNLEDLEISEAQRISDFAAGSTYAINGHQTRLGEAVFLFTPNVIAIQTPNSQTATPATGAPAPQPVS